In Cotesia glomerata isolate CgM1 linkage group LG3, MPM_Cglom_v2.3, whole genome shotgun sequence, one genomic interval encodes:
- the LOC123260666 gene encoding uncharacterized protein LOC123260666, whose product MKIIIIFVTLLVVNQVIGSSIETKNETVLLLVRSLSSQLYDFLEYDLREIMRYGSPVFDPYEQSQQNFQYNDNKLSFKGTFDDFSVENLSYYNVKKADVGFWTRKVDVDLYFPSILSRGYYDVNFYYGSTPYVGKGQYKVNLKGLQIYIEAWLSIWGGLHVTYLNTYLSLEYFEFSGSNKLLDQNNTLIWNQKISKLVPKIIKEDHNELASYISKKLIVFINQNL is encoded by the exons atgaaaataataattatcttcgTTACACTTTTGGTTGTAAATCAAGTGATTGGTTCATCGATTGAAACTAAAAatg agACGGTTTTATTATTGGTGCGAAGCTTGAGTTCACAGTTGTATGATTTTTTAGAGTATGATTTAAGAGAAATTATGAGATATGGCAGTCCAGTTTTCGATCCTTACGAACAGAgtcaacaaaattttcaatacaaTGATAATAAACTTTC atttaaAGGTACGTTTGATGACTTTAGTGTAGAGAATTTGTCATactataatgtaaaaaaagcAGACGTAGGTTTTTGGACACGTAAAGTTGATGTTGATTTATATTTTCCTTCAATACTTTCTAGAGGATATTatgatgttaatttttattatggcAGTACTCCTTATGTTGGAAAAGGACAATAcaa agtgaATCTAAAAGGTTTGCAAATCTATATTGAAGCGTGGCTTTCCATTTGGGGTGGACTTCATGTCACATATCTCAATACCTATTTGTCCTTAGAGTATTTTgag TTTTCAGGGTCCAACAAATTATTAGACCAAAATAACACATTAATTTGGAATCAGAAAATATCTAAACTGGTACCAAAGATAATAAAAGAAGATCACAATGAATTGGCAtcatatatttcaaaaaaattaattgtttttataaatcaaaatctctga
- the LOC123260665 gene encoding uncharacterized protein LOC123260665 — protein sequence MKATIWMILLSINQAIGSSPPSYTVLRSSDKKLSNFLNNDLKKIMREKEPIYDPYLSNQHIIDYRNKIINFKGKFTDFNIQNLSHYIVKKLSVNYWLRRIIVDLSFPQIISSGIYDIDTRYLNRLYVGKGHYNLTVTNSLVSFIVSTNMFGDLKVKSVRLKMSLGKFDVSATNEFLSNQESKKWSENLSKIIPRMITDNYKAISSYLSKKLVVIINDQIKNHGMFG from the exons atgaaagcGACAATTTGGatgattttattatcaattaaccaGGCCATTGGTTCATCGCCGCCATCCTACA CTGTTTTGCGGAGttcagataaaaaattgtcgAACTTTCTTAacaatgatttaaaaaaaataatgagagaAAAAGAACCGATTTACGATCCTTATTTATCTAATCAACATATTATTGACTACAGgaacaaaataataaa cttCAAAGGTAAATTCACcgattttaatattcaaaatttgtctCACTAcattgtcaaaaaattgagCGTTAATTATTGGCTCAGACGAATTATCGTCGACTTAAGTTTTCCGCAAATTATATCTAGCGGAATTTATGATATTGATACTCGTTATTTAAACAGACTTTACGTCGGAAAAGGACAttacaa ctTAACTGTTACAAATTCATTAGTTTCTTTTATAGTCAGCACAAATATGTTCGGTGACCTCAAAGTTAAATCTGTTAGATTAAAAATGTCCTTAGGAAAATTTGat GTTTCAGccacaaatgaatttttaagtaatcaagaaagtaaaaaatggagtgaaaatttatcaaagatCATTCCAAGAATGATTACTGATAATTACAAAGCAATATCGTCATATTTATCTAAGAAACTTGTTGTTATTATAaacgatcaaataaaaaaccacgGAATGTTCGgttga
- the LOC123260667 gene encoding uncharacterized protein LOC123260667: MRVIIFATILSQVICLPSQDLNHIDIEKYDHLIWDYLEYYLRNFMRTKNPVLDPYKEENQNTIQFNDTKFLVKSNFSDLHINNLSNYDVMYCNGDHEENIIFGLSFPTLTINGSYDVNLRHLENDIIGKGQYNLTITDLRVLSKAQISSRTYLKRNGIYFKSLALKIIPGIFKLSATNIYLDSKKESNKWSKKVSKLMPMMIFDSHEIIEPYLSQIFLTYLNK; this comes from the exons ATGAGAGTGATTATTTTCGCAACAATTTTAAGCCAAGTGATTTGTTTGCCATCTCAAGATCTAAAtc atatcgatattgaaaaatatgacCATTTAATTTGGGATTATTTGGAATATTATCTGAGAAATTTTATGAGGACAAAAAATCCAGTACTTGATCcttataaagaagaaaatcaaAATACAATTCAATTCAACgatactaaattttt agTAAAATCCAATTTCAGCGatttacatataaataatttatcaaattatgaTGTAATGTATTGCAATGGTGATCacgaagaaaatattatttttggattAAGTTTTCCAACTTTAACTATCAACGGATCTTACGACGTTAATCTTCGTCACCTGGAAAACGACATCATCGGTAAAGGACAGtacaa tttgacAATAACAGATTTGAGAGTTTTATCTAAAGCTCAAATATCTTCACGGACTTATTTAAAACGTAATGGAATTTATTTCAAGTCTCTTGCGCTCAAAATAATACCaggaatttttaaa TTGTCAGCGACAAACATATATTTGGACAGTAAAAAAGAGTCTAACAAATGGAGCAAGAAAGTATCAAAGCTCATGCCGATGATGATTTTTGACAGCCACGAAATTATAGAGCCATATTTAtcacaaatatttcttacttatctaaataaataa
- the LOC123261169 gene encoding short-chain dehydrogenase/reductase family 16C member 6-like: MVTAYEAITIAADTCLLLLKIIYYIIESAYRLIVPVEEKNVAGEIVLITGAGHGIGRELAYKYASLGAIVVCWDLNAQSNQETVTEIMKLGATAAHAYQCDVSDREQVIKISARVKSEVGHPTILINNAGIMPCEKFLNYSPETVKKIMDINVLAHFWILEAFLPMMINNNYGHVVALCSMAGMVGLKNLVPYCASKFSVRGLMESLNDELNWIENYPKNNIKFTTIFPYMVDTGLCKKPHMRFPSLMALVPPKEAASLIVTAQRRNFTEVTIPRYWNSVNCILRIFPEKAGIAIKEFLKSGVIADS; encoded by the exons ATGGTAACCGCGTATGAAGCAATAACTATTGCAGCAGACACATGTCtgcttttattgaaaattatttactatattatCGAAAGTGCCTACCGATTAATCGTACCGGTTGAAGAGAAAAATGTTGCTGGGGAAATAGTTCtg atTACTGGGGCTGGACATGGAATTGGTCGTGAATTGGCGTACAAATATGCATCACTTGGGGCAATTGTTGTGTGTTGGGATCTAAATGCTCAGAGTAATCAAGAAACTGTAACAGAGATAATGAAATTAGGAGCCACGGCTGCTCATGCATATCa ATGTGACGTATCTGATAGAGaacaagtaataaaaatttcagcaAGAGTTAAATCCGAAGTTGGACATCcgacaatattaattaataatgctGGAATAATGccttgtgaaaaatttttaaattactcccCTGagactgttaaaaaaataatggataTAAATGTTCTCGCTCATTTTTGG ATACTGGAGGCGTTTTTACCAatgatgattaataataattacggTCACGTTGTTGCATTATGTTCGATGGCGGGAATGGTAGGCTTGAAAAACCTTGTACCTTACTGCGCCTCAAAATTTTCTGTCAGag gtCTGATGGAATCATTGAATGACGAATTAAATTGGATTGAAAATTATCcgaagaataatattaaatttacgaCCATTTTTCCGTACATGGTTGATACTGGTCTCTGCAAAAAACCACATATGAG ATTTCCCAGTTTGATGGCACTAGTCCCTCCGAAGGAAGCCGCATCTCTTATTGTTACCGcgcaaagaagaaattttaccGAAGTTACTATTCCTAGATATTGGAATAGTGTCAATTGCATTTTaag gatATTTCCAGAAAAAGCTGGTATcgcaataaaagaatttttaaaaagcggAGTTATTGctgatagttaa
- the LOC123260662 gene encoding ketohexokinase-like → MISSFYEKLVGSSQQESSSPKILCVGLVCLDIVQTCKNFPLEDTDTRCIDYRWQRGGNASNNCTVLSKLGSKCEFFGTLGTEHHLKFLKDDMLKYSIDFSHCPIIDKIGCPTSTVILSLQAGSRTILHHNPNLPELTSQDFEKLNLDNYRWIHFEGRNIPRVLGMMQSIENYNSKLKSIKSNNNTTPITVSVELEKNKIELLDLLPYADVAFISKDFACSRGYSNMTETIKNISRDVKSGATIICAWGDRGAMARTPDGTIVQSPAFPPTQIIDSLGAGDTFTAAVLHYLNHVKLKKSQFNVINTDNTDQITKTQQQSDQDPSSSSNSNIVPKKITFNCNIESSEYSNTDFIDQTILQAAITFACRTAGNKIGFKGYDHLQSTPICF, encoded by the exons atgatttcgagtttttatgaaaaattagttGGAAGTTCGCAACAAGAGTCTTCCAGTCCCAAAATTTTGTGTGTTGGGCTTGTGTGCCTTGACATTGTACaaacatgtaaaaattttccattagAAGATACTGATACTCG atgcaTTGATTATAGATGGCAACGCGGCGGTAACGCTTCGAACAATTGCACGGTATTGTCCAAACTGGGAAGTAAATGCGAATTTTTTGGCACACTTGGAACAGAGCAccacttgaaatttttgaaagacgACATGCTTAAGTACAGTATTGATTTTAGTCATTGCccaataattgataaaattggtTGTCCCACATCGACAGTTATATTGAGTTTACAAGCCGGATCCAGAACTATATTGCATCACAATCCAAATTTACCAGAACTTACTAGtcaagattttgaaaaattaaatttagataaTTACCGCTGGATACATTTTGAA GGAAGAAATATTCCACGAGTATTGGGGATGATGCAAtccattgaaaattataatagtaaattaaaatcaataaaatcaaataataatactacACCGATAACTGTTAGTGttgaattggaaaaaaataaaattgaattattggaTTTATTGCCGTATGCAGATGTtgcatttatttcaaaagATTTTGCTTGTAGTCGAGGATATAGTAATATGACggaaactattaaaaatatttcacgtGATGTTAAATCTGg AGCGACAATTATTTGTGCGTGGGGTGACAGAGGAGCAATGGCAAGAACACCAGATGGTACAATTGTTCAATCACCGGCATTTCCTCCAACGCAAATAATTGATTCATTAGGTGCCGGCGACACGTTTACTGCAGCCGTATTGCACTATTTAAATcacgttaaattaaaaaaaagtcaatttaatgtaataaatacCGACAATACAGATCAGATAACTAAAACTCAACAACAATCAGATCAAGatccatcatcatcatcaaattCTAATATAGTTCCTAAAAAGATAACATTTAATTGTAACATTGAGAGCTCAGAGTACAGCAACACTGACTTTATTGATCAAACAATTTTACAAGCAGCCATTACGTTTGCTTGCCGTACTGCCGGTAATAAAATTGGGTTCAAAGGTTACGATCATCTACAATCAACTCCAATctgtttttaa
- the LOC123261243 gene encoding prohormone-3, producing MINKLGILIGIVMMQQHIEVNAWGGLFNRFTPEMLSNLGYGGHSGGYKPSYMQRPLTGNYANNFAEGLETIDDPCEDRRCVSNEYCCSGQICIFDRDNEGFCVYPFGLKQGELCRRDSDCETGLMCTDVIGADTRSCQPPITSNKQYSEECTISSECDITRGLCCQVQRRHRQSTRKVCSYFKDPLVCIGPVATDQIKSVVQYTSGEKRITGQNNRILFKRGLFI from the exons atgattaataaattggGTATATTGATTGGTATTGTGATGATGCAGCAGCATATTGAAGTAAATGCCTGGGGGGGTTTATTTAATCGCTTTACTCCAGAGATGTTATCTAATCTCGGTTACGGTGGTCATTCGGGTGGATACAAACCTTCGTATATGCAG CGACCGCTAACAGGAAATTATGCGAACAATTTTGCGGAAGGATTGGAAACTATTGATGATCCTTGTGAAGATAGAAGATGCGTTTCAAATGAATATTGTTGTTCAGGTCAAATTTGCATCTTTGATCGAG ataacGAAGGATTTTGTGTGTACCCGTTCGGGTTAAAACAAGGAGAATTATGCCGAAGAGACAGTGACTGTGAAACAGGTCTCATGTGTACTGATGTCATCGGAGCTGATACTAGGTCCTGCCAACCCCCAATTACTTCTAATAAACAATACa gtGAAGAATGCACCATTTCAAGCGAATGTGACATTACCCGAGGTCTTTGCTGTCAAGTTCAACGTCGTCATCGTCAGTCAACCCGAAAGGTCTGCTCGTACTTCAAAGACCCTCTGGTTTGCATTGGCCCCGTGGCTACCGATCAAATAAAGTCCGTAGTACAGTACACGTCAGGGGAAAAGCGAATTACTGGACAAAATAATAGAATTCTCTTCAAACGCGGTTTATtcatataa
- the LOC123260668 gene encoding uncharacterized protein LOC123260668, whose product MNGKLSELTVDNLSNYIVKNSNVNIWNRKVNIELNFATIISSGFYNVDARYKNIPYIGNGYYNVTVRDFSVSAEEYIKIIGGFQITSLVSKISIGDFEFVASSDSFDDEEESNDWNANISQLVPTVIADHHDPIVAFVTPKIIAAINQQLQNNLLKNNNDNADISISNISGYNNSAFILCINYYVNTHTKKHCKGNVE is encoded by the exons ATGAATGGAAAATTGAGTGAGCTTACTGTggataatttatcaaattatattgtaaagaattcaaatgtaaatatttggaacagaaaagtaaatattgaattgaattttgcCACGATAATTTCCAGTGGATTTTATAATGTAGACGCtcgatataaaaatattccttATATTGGAAATGGATATTATAA cgTAACTGTCCGAGATTTTTCGGTTTCAGCCGAAgagtatattaaaataattggagGTTTTCAAATTACATCCCTTGTTTCGAAAATATCAATTGGAGATTTTgaa TTTGTAGCGTCAAGCGACAGCTTTGACGATGAAGAGGAATCGAACGATTGGAACGCTAATATATCTCAACTGGTTCCAACTGTAATTGCTGATCATCATGACCCAATAGTAGCATTTGTTACTCCAAAAATAATAGCCGCTATCAACCAACAGCTTCAGAACAATTtacttaaaaacaataatgataatgcaGATATTAGTATTTCTAATATTTCTGGTTATAATAACTCTGCTTTCATactttgtattaattattatgtaaataCGCATACTAAAAAACATTGCAAAGGTAATGTCgagtaa